From the genome of Mesorhizobium japonicum MAFF 303099, one region includes:
- a CDS encoding NAD(P)/FAD-dependent oxidoreductase: MRAPLQQIETSGELPRSADAVVIGGGIVGVFAAYYLARRGMRVALVEKGRIGAEQSSRNWGWCRQQNRDARELPMATRSLDLWDSFATETGEDTGFRRCGLLYLSNDEAELAGWARWRDFAKTAGVTTHMLDGAEASERGRATGRAWKGGVFSPTDGTADPSRAAPSVARAILKLGSTVHQNCAARGIETEGGRLSGVVTESGTIRTKVAVLAGGAWASSFCRQFGFRFPQASIRSSILSVSPGAEGLPDALHTARISATRRGDGGYTLAISGRGRVDVTPQQLRFSSQFLPMFLKRWRSLAPGGLQGVRSGHETLRHWRLDQQTPMERMRILDPIPDQATIRLTHARALELLPGLRKTSISAAWAGYIDSTPDGVPAIGEIQSVPGFFLAAGFSGHGFGIGPGAGHLVADLVAGSQPIVDPKSYDPRRFDASAWGRVADF, from the coding sequence ATGCGCGCGCCGCTACAGCAAATCGAGACATCTGGCGAACTGCCGCGATCCGCGGACGCGGTGGTGATCGGCGGCGGCATCGTCGGTGTCTTCGCGGCCTATTATCTGGCCAGGCGTGGCATGCGGGTCGCGCTTGTCGAAAAAGGGCGCATCGGCGCCGAGCAGTCCTCCAGGAACTGGGGGTGGTGCCGCCAGCAGAATCGCGACGCGCGCGAGTTGCCGATGGCGACCCGCAGCCTCGATTTGTGGGATAGCTTTGCGACGGAAACCGGCGAAGACACCGGCTTTCGCCGCTGCGGCCTGCTTTATCTCAGCAATGACGAGGCGGAACTGGCCGGCTGGGCACGCTGGCGTGACTTCGCCAAAACGGCCGGCGTCACCACGCATATGCTCGACGGCGCCGAGGCCAGCGAGCGGGGCCGCGCCACGGGCCGGGCCTGGAAGGGCGGTGTCTTCTCACCGACCGACGGCACCGCCGACCCGTCGCGAGCAGCACCCTCGGTCGCCCGGGCCATCCTCAAGCTCGGGAGCACCGTGCATCAGAATTGCGCCGCGCGCGGTATCGAGACCGAAGGCGGGCGCCTGAGCGGGGTGGTCACCGAAAGCGGAACGATCAGGACGAAGGTGGCGGTGCTGGCCGGCGGCGCCTGGGCCTCGTCCTTTTGCCGGCAGTTTGGCTTCCGCTTTCCACAAGCGTCGATCCGCTCCTCCATCCTGTCCGTCTCGCCTGGCGCGGAGGGTCTGCCGGATGCGCTGCACACGGCAAGGATCTCGGCCACGCGACGCGGCGACGGCGGCTATACGCTCGCCATAAGTGGACGCGGCCGCGTGGACGTGACGCCGCAGCAATTGCGCTTCTCCTCGCAGTTCCTGCCCATGTTCCTGAAGCGGTGGCGCAGCCTCGCGCCCGGCGGGCTGCAGGGCGTACGCTCGGGTCACGAGACGCTCCGGCACTGGCGGCTCGACCAGCAGACGCCGATGGAGCGGATGCGCATTCTCGATCCGATCCCGGACCAGGCAACCATCCGCCTGACCCATGCCCGGGCGCTCGAACTTCTGCCCGGCCTTCGAAAGACCTCGATCAGCGCGGCCTGGGCCGGCTATATCGACAGCACGCCGGACGGTGTGCCCGCCATCGGCGAGATCCAAAGCGTTCCGGGTTTCTTCCTGGCTGCCGGATTTTCGGGACACGGCTTCGGCATCGGACCCGGCGCCGGTCATCTTGTTGCCGATCTGGTGGCCGGGTCGCAGCCGATCGTCGATCCGAAATCCTACGATCCACGGCGCTTCGATGCTTCGGCCTGGGGGCGGGTCGCCGATTTCTAA